A single window of Drosophila suzukii chromosome 3, CBGP_Dsuzu_IsoJpt1.0, whole genome shotgun sequence DNA harbors:
- the RpL13A gene encoding large ribosomal subunit protein uL13 isoform X1, which translates to MTGLTNRTVVIDGRGHLLGRLASVVAKYLLQGGKVAVVRCEELNLSGHFYRNKIKFLAYLRKRCNVNPARGPFHFRAPSRIFYKAVRGMIPHKTKRGQAALARLRVFDGIPSPYDKRRRVVVPIAMRVLTLRSDRKYCQVGRLSHEVGWHYQDVVKSLERKRKAKLRVTLKHNRELKKLTVKARENIAKAAEPFNKIIKSYGYEV; encoded by the exons ATGACTGGTTTAACGAACAGG ACCGTTGTTATTGATGGTCGCGGCCATTTGCTTGGCCGCCTGGCCTCTGTGGTTGCCAAGTACCTGTTGCAGGGCGGCAAGGTCGCCGTCGTCCGCTGCGAGGAGCTGAACCTCTCCGGACACTTCTACAGGAACAAGATTAAGTTCCTGGCCTACCTGCGCAAGCGGTGCAACGTGAACCCGGCCCGTGGTCCCTTCCACTTCCGTGCCCCCTCCCGGATCTTCTACAAGGCTGTCCGAG GCATGATCCCACACAAGACCAAGCGTGGCCAGGCCGCCCTCGCCCGTCTCCGTGTCTTCGACGGCATCCCATCGCCCTACGACAAGCGCCGCCGCGTCGTCGTGCCCATCGCCATGCGAGTGCTCACCCTGCGCTCCGACCGCAAGTACTGCCAGGTCGGCCGCCTGTCGCACGAGGTCGGCTGGCACTACCAGGACGTGGTCAAGAGCCTGGAGCGCAAGCGCAAGGCCAAGCTCCGCGTCACCCTCAAGCACAACCGCGAGCTGAAGAAGCTGACGGTCAAGGCGCGCGAGAATATCGCGAAGGCCGCCGAGCCCTTCAACAAAATCATCAAATCCTACGGCTACGAGGTTTAA
- the LOC108006723 gene encoding trichohyalin, which translates to MASANVVTRSKRRSLEDRLERSYRQKVKIIRGLAVRRASAKDLDLCAKWMYVFSRATKEEGRARDYLLEQMLRQLRESGHLSLPFTNLANCKLELRLLLDEEGRQRLRRFSPPQVVAPKPSSTSLARRRIMSGPFEWRRRVQHLDHLENQYWREEQEVWNLELPPEECPGPKTPPTVAKPRKLAKTVGIQVDVQVLSPRAERDLCERERKQREILRRRERDRVERQLREQERERQRTLLAEQQKLDRQRLEKARQQRDRRLREQQLKVKERRDYERYLLLKKREEQRLQDQRSWAQRRPRTPSSEEEEMAQEAGQDLQQEPIEEPIPEIRHRSESAMTLPADSEATKSSRRDQQLHLRAENIKRKVLAYEQLKEYHRKRAWAERERQLRKRELKEQGMDIKNPERNNPIGNTEESQNVEGKDKEGQESREFVQKDFVKKVHNYGRENIERMRELDHKRLEEHQEREKKKTIDRKERKNFERKRQPDKKCLKESIERAESDQKEDFEDKEIKIDKKRQKREEFGPRELKLETDQKEREERKRELELRALKERQEWEEFERKVMERLENERKKREDFEQKRQQELTSLKERQEREEFERKELEKRLEKDRKEKEDLERKREQDLKSLRELREREEFERKVLEKLENERKEREDFERKTCEEREREEKTIEELKATLNEVQEREIKRAEERERIAREKRELEKRDQAECERMAKEEELLRERRLLEKLKRKKSEREEMERKAREEDLKREQILRKWLEMQEEEEKREAKEREEQQKRILKECGRKTQGRLSMEDKATEQKEGSDAERKVTEERDRLQRDTLIKDQQEQERSKLEEERLRKIEEENVLMEKEEERHLRDKLSREEKDWDQRIEQLRLSREKGIQLESETREVARKLKSHLERRLELNQDDEIRQNMSEQMRVTKCRTQVISDKDIDPKNIVSKGKSKSQTQNMFFENPPGDIKKQGSISKDVLIRLNKLEEKNSRLNDEIQVPKELRLEAGKLSEQNLLTRPPRTKFSMKVQRNEGNSVSAEPKPKDVGDEVWSHRQRRTQKPRPSSSHEYFEPGSLKSRSERWARFMGSEEKSDAEDLPSQGRHPGGSSSAENNTIPEPRYSLVGRYCPRKKTYAVEQQNVPPTPYGNPEQQEAYGSYVRGRVAEWRKMLIPRSYSGDEEEFEERQRGGGIAGDVGLSYCTRTGKKRYPQIKQPETGRNQFGLKENRVQQIRVFRQLLTQARTSDYQPDILDAENRLLEKKLAEAKVNATNHYVQESILLVARRLISIFQRDEAYASSEDETDSQGDEVLAQIYLQEIQSKIKLPRPIFKTLMEVLLLYNEPIMPHFVEKICILDNELEVHLKKICNRVFARQGAKILRRNAEQLVDQMRHVQSCQLAELCRDSEEQTLRQWRRLSRNSLSGIRSLFQDYCDMRDALPRVTLQTIERLYGEWKDQRFSCRLEKMH; encoded by the coding sequence ATGGCCAGCGCCAACGTCGTCACCCGTTCCAAGAGACGCTCCTTGGAGGACCGCCTGGAGCGCAGTTACCGCCAGAAGGTGAAGATTATTCGCGGCCTGGCCGTCCGGCGGGCGAGCGCCAAGGATCTCGACCTGTGCGCCAAGTGGATGTACGTCTTCAGTCGCGCCACCAAAGAGGAGGGCAGGGCCAGGGATTACCTCTTGGAGCAGATGCTGCGGCAGCTGAGGGAATCGGGGCACCTGTCGCTGCCTTTCACCAACCTGGCTAACTGCAAACTGGAGCTGCGCCTGCTCCTGGACGAGGAGGGACGTCAGCGGCTTCGTCGCTTCAGCCCGCCGCAGGTGGTGGCCCCAAAACCCTCGAGCACCAGTCTGGCCAGAAGAAGGATCATGTCGGGTCCGTTCGAATGGCGAAGGAGGGTGCAGCACCTGGACCATCTGGAAAATCAGTACTGGCGCGAGGAGCAGGAGGTGTGGAACCTCGAGCTCCCACCCGAGGAGTGTCCCGGGCCAAAAACGCCGCCCACAGTGGCCAAACCAAGGAAACTGGCCAAGACCGTTGGCATTCAGGTTGATGTTCAAGTGCTCTCGCCGCGGGCTGAACGAGATCTCTGCGAGCGCGAGCGCAAGCAGCGGGAGATCCTCAGGCGGCGGGAACGGGATCGCGTGGAGCGGCAGCTCAGGGAGCAGGAGCGGGAGCGGCAAAGGACTCTGCTGGCCGAGCAGCAGAAGCTGGACCGCCAGCGCCTGGAGAAGGCGCGTCAGCAGCGCGACCGGCGGTTGCGGGAGCAGCAGCTGAAGGTCAAGGAGCGACGCGACTACGAGCGCTACCTGCTGCTCAAAAAGCGCGAGGAGCAACGCCTCCAGGATCAGCGATCGTGGGCTCAGCGGCGTCCTCGCACGCCTTCGTCAGAGGAAGAAGAGATGGCGCAGGAAGCCGGCCAGGACCTCCAACAGGAACCCATTGAGGAACCCATACCCGAAATCAGGCACAGGTCCGAATCGGCAATGACGTTGCCAGCCGATTCTGAAGCTACCAAAAGTTCCAGACGAGACCAGCAGCTGCACCTTCGGGCGGAAAACATAAAACGCAAGGTGTTGGCCTATGAGCAGCTGAAGGAATACCATCGGAAGAGGGCATGGGCCGAGCGGGAGCGACAGCTCAGGAAGCGGGAATTGAAGGAGCAAGGCATGGATATCAAAAACCCAGAGAGAAATAACCCAATAGGAAACACCGAAGAATCCCAGAATGTGGAGGGAAAAGATAAAGAAGGCCAAGAAAGCAGAGAGTTTGTACAAAAAGATTTCGTTAAGAAAGTACACAATTATGGGAGGGAAAACATCGAAAGAATGAGGGAACTGGATCACAAAAGACTCGAAGAACACCAGGAAagagaaaaaaagaaaacaattgatcgaaaggaaagaaaaaacTTTGAAAGAAAGAGGCAACCGGATAAAAAATGTCTTAAAGAAAGCATAGAGAGGGCAGAGTCCGATCAAAAGGAAGACTTCGAAGATAAGGAAATCAAAATCGACAAGAAACGGCAGAAGAGGGAAGAGTTTGGTCCAAGAGAACTGAAATTAGAAACCGATCAAAAGGAAAGAGAAGAAAGAAAGCGGGAACTGGAGCTTCGAGCTCTTAAAGAACGACAGGAATGGGAAGAGTTTGAACGAAAAGTTATGGAAAGACTGGAAAATGAACGAAAAAAACGGGAAGACTTTGAACAGAAGAGGCAACAGGAGCTCACAAGTCTTAAGGAACGCCAGGAAAGAGAAGAGTTTGAACGAAAAGAACTGGAAAAAAGACTTGAAAAAGATCGAAAGGAAAAGGAAGACTTGGAAAGAAAGCGAGAGCAGGATCTTAAAAGTCTTAGGGAACTGCGAGAGAGAGAAGAGTTTGAAAGAAAAGTTTTGGAAAAACTAGAAAACGAGCGAAAAGAAAGAGAAGACTTTGAAAGAAAGACATGCGAGGAGCGTGAGCGGGAAGAAAAAACAATTGAGGAGCTTAAAGCTACCCTAAATGAGGTACAGGAACGGGAAATAAAGCGTGCCGAGGAACGGGAGAGAATAGCTCGAGAAAAACGGGAACTCGAAAAACGAGATCAAGCCGAGTGCGAAAGGATGGCTAAAGAAGAAGAGCTCCTTAgggaaagaagacttttggaaaagcTCAAGCGGAAAAAAAGCGAAAGGGAGGAGATGGAAAGAAAAGCCAGAGAAGAAGATCTCAAGAGGGAACAGATTCTTAGAAAGTGGCTTGAAATGCAGGAGGAAGAAGAAAAGAGGGAAGCAAAAGAACGGGAAGAACAGCAGAAAAGGATACTTAAAGAATGTGGGAGAAAAACCCAAGGGCGTTTATCTATGGAAGATAAAGCTACTGAGCAAAAAGAAGGATCGGATGCTGAGAGAAAGGTCACAGAGGAACGTGATCGATTGCAAAGAGACACACTCATAAAGGATCAGCAAGAGCAGGAAAGATCCAAGCTAGAGGAAGAGCGCTTGCGCAAAATCGAAGAGGAAAATGTGCTCATGGAAAAAGAGGAAGAAAGGCATCTTAGAGATAAGCTTAGTAGAGAGGAAAAAGACTGGGATCAAAGAATAGAGCAGCTAAGGCTGAGTAGGGAAAAAGGAATCCAGCTAGAAAGTGAAACGAGAGAGGTAGCTAGAAAACTAAAGAGTCACCTGGAAAGACGACTTGAACTTAACCAAGATGATGAGATCCGACAAAACATGTCGGAACAAATGAGGGTCACAAAATGTCGAACTCAAGTAATATCAGACAAAGATATAGACCCAAAGAACATTGTTAGTAAGGGAAAATCAAAAAGCCAGACCCAGAATATGTTTTTCGAGAATCCACCGGGAGACATTAAGAAACAGGGATCTATCAGCAAGGATGTTCTTATCCGATTAAATAAGCTGGAAGAGAAGAATAGCAGGTTAAACGATGAAATTCAGGTCCCCAAGGAGCTGCGCTTGGAAGCAGGGAAACTGTCTGAACAGAATCTTTTGACCAGACCTCCTCGGACAAAGTTTTCAATGAAGGTTCAGAGAAATGAAGGAAACAGCGTGAGCGCTGAACCAAAGCCAAAGGATGTAGGCGACGAAGTCTGGTCCCATCGGCAACGGAGAACCCAAAAACCAAGACCCAGTTCCAGTCATGAGTACTTTGAGCCAGGATCCTTGAAGTCTCGCAGCGAACGTTGGGCTCGGTTCATGGGCAGTGAAGAAAAATCCGACGCAGAAGATCTTCCAAGCCAGGGACGACATCCCGGCGGTTCCTCCAGCGCAGAAAACAATACGATTCCGGAACCTCGTTACTCTCTGGTGGGAAGGTACTGTCCACGAAAAAAAACCTATGCGGTGGAGCAGCAGAATGTTCCTCCGACCCCATATGGAAACCCCGAGCAGCAAGAAGCTTATGGTTCCTATGTTCGAGGCCGTGTGGCCGAGTGGCGGAAAATGCTTATACCAAGATCATATTCCGGTGACGAGGAAGAATTTGAGGAGCGACAAAGAGGTGGAGGAATAGCAGGGGACGTGGGCTTGAGTTACTGCACTCGGACTGGCAAGAAGCGATATCCCCAGATCAAGCAACCTGAGACTGGCAGAAATCAATTTGGTCTAAAGGAAAACCGCGTCCAGCAAATAAGGGTATTTAGACAGCTTCTAACACAAGCTCGGACATCCGATTACCAACCGGACATATTGGATGCCGAAAATCGCCTTTTAGAGAAGAAATTGGCAGAGGCCAAAGTCAATGCCACGAACCATTATGTCCAGGAATCAATTCTGTTAGTAGCAAGACGTCTAATCAGTATTTTCCAAAGAGATGAAGCTTACGCAAGTTCCGAAGATGAGACTGATTCTCAGGGAGATGAAGTGCTCGCCCAGATCTATCTACAGGAGATCCAGAGCAAGATAAAGCTTCCCAGGCCAATCTTCAAAACTTTAATGGAAGTTTTGCTTTTATATAACGAACCTATTATGCCCCATTTCGTAGAGAAAATTTGCATTTTGGATAACGAGCTAGAGGTGCATCTGAAAAAGATTTGCAATCGCGTCTTCGCTCGACAAGGTGCGAAGATCCTTCGACGTAATGCGGAACAGTTGGTGGATCAAATGCGGCACGTGCAAAGCTGCCAACTGGCCGAATTGTGCCGGGACTCCGAGGAGCAGACTCTGCGGCAGTGGAGGCGGCTGTCCAGGAACTCCCTGTCCGGGATCAGGAGCCTCTTCCAAGATTATTGCGACATGCGCGACGCTCTCCCACGGGTAACCCTTCAGACTATCGAGCGACTTTACGGTGAATGGAAGGATCAGAGGTTTTCTTGTCGATTAGAAAAGATGCATTGA
- the LOC108006739 gene encoding angiopoietin-related protein 7, producing MKPDNLNNLSHKPHGSFGDSNTENNSDSLSSDSDVEDTSCGASDQKIIVQGLRKTIRRNKTKINDLVSKLTIAEMQLASEKEKSNNKDQLIKSLNMSIDLLNQNKDLSIKQMQSQIVELKNELDFSQNKDKESYGSKDKYTKNIEELNAKIIQLECKVKEKDDHIAEFQQKFEINMSEIKEKIERQEYEIDALKSNIFKFERLPNDGALVELDMKTNLKEKEEHITRLEAKIIEMNTKLSEFTLDTNSCQNPNESFVFLSCTTIPSVKLITLHDSVPFGAVFEDIPSAGPGWMVIQRRFDGSVPIKTVENFFIGCGDLGGEFWIGSEKLHKLTASRRHELYIQLVDFDNVVAFARYDHFIVGDSTERYKLLSLGKYSGNAGDALQSHINKDFQTDVYVGWWDITDCNLNGNFYDCKMELSEWNGIWWGRWNMGKMYSLKSCKMLIRPKA from the exons ATGAAACCTGACAACTTAAACAATCTCTCGCATAAGCCTCATGGATCGTTCGGTGACTCGAACACTGAAAACAATTCGGATTCG CTCAGCAGCGATTCGGATGTTGAAGATACGAGTTGTGGGGCAAGCGATCAAAAAATAATCGTGCAAGGACTGAGGAAGACTATTAGGAGgaacaaaaccaaaataaatgatcTGGTTTCCAAGTTGACTATTGCCGAAATGCAATTAGCTAGTGAAAAAGAAAAGTCCAATAATAAGGACCAATTAATCAAGTCCTTGAATATGTCGATCGATTTGCTGAATCAAAACAAAGACTTAAGTATAAAGCAAATGCAGAGTCAAATTGTGGAGCTTAAAAATGAGCTTGATTTTAGTCAGAACAAAGATAAGGAATCGTACGGTTCTAAAGACAAATACACGAAAAATATTGAAGAATTGAATGCCAAAATTATTCAGTTGGAATGTAAAGTCAAGGAGAAGGACGATCATATTGCCGAGTTTCAACAGAAATTTGAAATCAATATGAGCGAGATAAAAGAAAAAATCGAAAGGCAAGAATACGAAATTGACGCTTTGAAAtccaacatttttaaatttgagcgTTTGCCGAATGACGGAGCACTTGTCGAGTTGGACATGAAAACCAATCTTAAAGAGAAGGAAGAGCACATAACCCGGCTAGAAGCCAAGATAATTGAAATGAATACAAAACTTTCTGAGTTCACCCTAGACACCAACAGTTGCCAGAATCCAAACGAATCTTTCGTATTTCTAAGCTGCACTACGATTCCTTCAGTTAAACTGATAACACTCCATGACTCCGTACCCTTCGGAGCTGTTTTTGAGGATATTCCTTCCGCCGGTCCTGGTTGGATGGTCATCCAACGCCGATTTGACGGAAGTGTGCCCATAAAAACGGTAGAGAATTTTTTCATTGGCTGCGGGGATTTAGGTGGTGAATTCTGGATCGGAAGTGAAAAATTGCATAAGTTGACTGCTAGTCGTCGGCATGAGTTGTACATTCAACTTGTCGACTTTGATaatgttgttgcttttgccAGATATGACCACTTCATTGTTGGAGACTCTACAGAGCGATACAAACTGCTGTCCCTTGGTAAATACTCAGGAAATGCTGGCGATGCTTTGCAGAGTCATATAAACAAAGATTTTCAAACCGACGTTTATGTTGGATGGTGGGATATAACCGATTG TAATTTGAACGGAAACTTCTACGACTGTAAAATGGAGTTGAGTGAATGGAATGGAATTTGGTGGGGTCGTTGGAATATGGGAAAAATGTACTCTCTTAAATCGTGCAAAATGCTAATAAGGCCAAaagcataa
- the Spec2 gene encoding CDC42 small effector protein homolog, whose product MASTGEIWLQWFSCCFQQQRSPSRRPHQRLRIDRSMIGNPTNFVHTGHIGSADVELSANRLNAISTQMQSKGGYETNSIHSLHAC is encoded by the exons ATGGCCAGCACCGGCGAGATCTGGCTGCAGTGGTTCTCCTGCTGCTTCCAGCAGCAGCGCTCCCCCTCCCGCCGCCCACACCAACGCCTGCGCATCGACCGGTCCATGATCGGCAATCCCACCAACTTCGTCCACACGGGCCACATCGGGTCGGCGGACGTGGAGCTGTCGGCCAACCGCCTCAACGCGATCTCAACCCAGATGCAGAGCAAGGGCGGCTACGAGACCAACTCGATACACTCGCTGCAT GCCTGCTGA
- the RpL13A gene encoding large ribosomal subunit protein uL13 isoform X2, with protein sequence MTGLTNRTVVIDGRGHLLGRLASVVAKYLLQGGKVAVVRCEELNLSGHFYRNKIKFLAYLRKRCNVNPARGPFHFRAPSRIFYKAVRGKHNRPAVSCSSCHDDYHILTYII encoded by the exons ATGACTGGTTTAACGAACAGG ACCGTTGTTATTGATGGTCGCGGCCATTTGCTTGGCCGCCTGGCCTCTGTGGTTGCCAAGTACCTGTTGCAGGGCGGCAAGGTCGCCGTCGTCCGCTGCGAGGAGCTGAACCTCTCCGGACACTTCTACAGGAACAAGATTAAGTTCCTGGCCTACCTGCGCAAGCGGTGCAACGTGAACCCGGCCCGTGGTCCCTTCCACTTCCGTGCCCCCTCCCGGATCTTCTACAAGGCTGTCCGAG GTAAGCATAATAGACCGGCTGTCAGCTGCTCCTCTTGCCATGATGATTATCACATTCTTACCTACATTATTTGA
- the Dph4 gene encoding DPH4 homolog: MPDFYELLNVPSTASFEEIKCSYKQLILQCHPDKMRQLDDPNPGSEAQNSDFNAINAAWNTLKDPIRRKHYDAELLQSKFRAHSNIYATVELDEMQRVQVEIEEDDGAPAPPSRESESQSESKADKGPATVWSYAYDCRCGGQYLFDGPGDGDDESPEVIVECNECSLVIIVKQASRKL; encoded by the coding sequence ATGCCCGACTTTTATGAACTTCTGAATGTGCCCTCCACGGCCAGCTTCGAAGAGATCAAATGCAGCTACAAACAATTGATATTACAATGTCATCCCGACAAAATGCGACAGCTCGATGACCCAAATCCGGGATCGGAGGCCCAGAACAGCGACTTCAACGCGATAAACGCGGCGTGGAACACACTGAAAGATCCCATTAGGCGCAAACACTACGATGCCGAACTGCTGCAGTCGAAATTCCGGGCCCACAGCAACATATACGCCACAGTGGAGCTGGATGAAATGCAGCGGGTACAAGTGGAAATCGAAGAAGACGACGGGGCACCGGCACCTCCCTCCCGAGAATCTGAGTCCCAATCCGAATCTAAAGCAGACAAAGGGCCTGCGACAGTGTGGAGCTATGCGTACGACTGCCGGTGCGGCGGTCAGTATCTGTTCGATGGACCCGGAGACGGAGACGATGAGTCACCCGAAGTGATTGTGGAGTGCAACGAGTGCTCTTTAGTGATCATTGTGAAACAAGCCAGCCGCAAGTTGTAA